The DNA segment AAGAACTAGAACAAGATAATTCGGAGAAAAAGTAGTCGCTCGGACGCCGCATCTGGTCTGGTTATAGGCAGTCGTGACTCGTGGTAGTTTGCGCAACAGCTAGGTAGGTTGATTAAGAGGTTAGTAACTTAGTATCGGTTACGTGTTTTGGTGGTGAATACTTTCATATAGCATAAGTGTGAAGGTGTTGCGGTTTTACCTGGTATTTTAATGATTGAAGGGAACAAGATGGAATGTTAAGCAGCTAAGGTAAATGCATGATTCCAGTGAAAGTGTGAGTGTAAGTAGAAGATAGCTGCTGCGATGACCACTGAGGTTCCTTGCTTGTCTGGTCAATGGATCAAGCAAGAATCACTTTCTGTTTGGAAAGATGGGGCGTTGGGTGGAAAGAGTTCAACGAACAACGTATCTGTTAGAACAGGTGAGGAGTTCTCAATGGAGTTTCTTCAGGATCGTCGTAAAGTAAGTCAAGTTCATAATGAGCATGATAAAGTTCTGAACAATGGGACGTTACTAAAAAGTAATGGAAACCATCATACTGGTTATGAGGAACTTAGTGTTATGCTAGGGTTGCAGCGGGTGGATTCTGTATGTAGCTCTGATATGGCAGATGCTACTTCTGAAAGAGGATCTTTTTCTAAGCCAAGTGTTCCGTTAGGATCAGGTGTTTCCGATGATTCTCAAAGAGGGAAGATTAAGTTTATATGCAGTTCTGGTGGTAAAATTCTGCCTCGACCCAGTGATGGAAAGCTTAGATATGTGGGAGGTGAGACGCGTATTGTTTCGATACAGAAAAATATCTCATGGGAGGAACTTGTAAAGAGAACTAGTGAATTTTGTAACCAGCCTTACACAATCAAGTACCAGCTTCCAGGAGAGGATCTTGATGCTCTTATATCCGTTTCTTCTAATGAGGACCTTCAGAATATGATAGAGGAGTACAATGCGCTTGGAAATCTTGATGGGTCCACTCGACTCAGATTATTTTTGATTCCTTTAAGTGAATCTGAAATTGATTGCATGATTGAAGCCAATCCTAATCAGCAGCAGAATCCAGATTATCAATTTGTAGTTGCGGTCAATGGAATAGTTGATCATAATCAAACAAGAAACAATGATTCACGGTGTTTGACAAATGAAGTTAACCAGTTGATATCTGCTGATTCAACAGACGTACTTTTGGGATCTAATGCTAATGAGACTCAAGATGGAAAAACTTTACCTTCTACACTGAGCTTTGTACCACCCGAGATGCCAGCTCAGCCGGAATCTGTTGTCTTGCAAgagaagtctgttgaacaaaatGAAAATGTGCATCCGCAAGTTGTAACTGAGATGCCGAGTACGAAACAGCCTGTTTTGTACAGTCAGACAGATCAATTGACAAGAGTACATGCTGATGCAAATTGCATAGATGAGATACTACAAACAGCAAATCAAGACGTAAGGAAAAATGCTGGAGTGAACAAAGTTTCAAAGGAAAACATACCAACTTTTTATCAAGCTGATTTTGTTTCAAACAATACGTCATCTGCAACTACCAATGGTGACATCAATAAAGCATCGAAGGTAAACTCTGAGCAGGTATCTGTTCTGCATAAAGCACAAGTCCCGGACCACATAATCCCTGTATTAACCGCAACAAATCTCAAGCCTGTTCCAGATGCTGTGATGCATCCGATCTCAAGCAGTCATTTAGAGAAGCCTCCAGCCGAGCCTGCTCTTAGCACGCAAAGAAGTTCTGAGAATCAGCAGTATGTAATTAACGGGATAGTAAACGGTGAGCAGGGGAACAGTAAGCCACAGGCCCATAATCCTGAAAAGTCTTTGACTGATCTACTTTCTGGCTTATCCGATAACATAAGTTCACATCCGAAGGTAATGAATTGCCAGAAGCCTATGCTAATAGGTCCTGATAATTCAGGGCTAGAGTCATCGATCTGTTTCAGTTCTTTGATGCAGAATCCAACAACAGGTGCTGGTTTGATGAAAGAAATTTCACTGATGGATGATGATTTCTTCAATTTCACCAAACAGGAAGTTGGTAACACGGGTCATGAAGGGTATTATGGTAATATGCAGAATGAAGTCCCGTCTGTCAAGGATAAGAAAGAAAATCAACTCGAGTTGACTGATCTTTTGGGAGATGTGACTGATTCTGCAGGTAGTTCACATGTGTTAGATGCTGTCAGCACTGAAGTTCACCCCTCGAATGTAACAGAAGCAGAGAGCCCCTTCTCAGATTCCAATGTTGAGGTATGCACTTTGTTTTGATATATTAAGATTAATGTACAAAAACTATTTTGATATATAACATAAATTCCAAAGTTCAATGAAGCAATAGCCAGCTGACTTGTAGTTGAGGAATTTCCATATCTTATGCAGGATGCTGCAACAGATAATGATTGTAAAGATGGCCCGTTCAGTAATGCATTAATAGCTGAAATGGAAGCTGATATGTATGGACTTCAGGTATGTCACTGTTCTCCATCGCCTGTTGGTTACATGTTCTTCAATTCCTTAGTTGTTTCATAAATAAGCAACTAGTTACAGCTGAAGCATACGTGTGGATGCACACATGCTTTTTTATATGTTTAGACGGTTCCATTGTGTTGGTGATCCTCATCTCACTTCTCAAGTTTTACATGTTATTTTAGCTCTTATccataaaaatataaatgtatATCATATGCAGATAATAAAAAATGCTGAACTTGAAGAACTAAGAGAGTTGGGCTCTGGTACATACGGAACTGTTTATCATGGCAGATGGCGTGGGTCAGATGTCGCTATCAAAAGAATCAAGAAAAGCTGCTTTTCTGGCAGGTCATCTGAGGAAGAACGGCTGGTAGGTCATTCACAAATTTAGCGGGTCaggtaatgggtcaaaatgggccAATTTCTAGTGTAAATCGCAACATGCTATGCCCGGTTGGGTTGACCCCAAACACACTTTTCTATCCAATTTTGAACTTCAAATATACAATTATTGTGTTAAGCATGATTGCAAAAATTGTATTATTTGATTGATTTCATTAATAATATATCTTTGACAAAACATTTTGAAGATTGTTTGCATTAAATTCACTGTGGATAACTCTCAACACGCTCACCTCATTTCTTTTTtaggtgtatttttttttattatattaacCATTTGATCTGTTAACATTATAGTTTGACGTTTATCTTTTGCAGACTAATGATTTTTGGAGAGAAGCACGCATTCTTTCAAATCTTCATCATCCAAATGTGGTAGCATTTTATGGAGTTGTACCAGATGCAGCTGGAGGAACTTTAGCTACTGTTACTGAATTTATGGCAAATGGATCGCTTAGAAACGTCTTAATAAAAAAGGATAGGTGAATTTGAATTCACTGTCAATTTATCCCTCATGAAATCTTATGCTCGTTTCTCTTCATTAGGTAATTCTAATATCATGTGCAGGTCACTTGATCGACGTAGAAAGCTATTAATAGCCATGGATGCAGCTTTTGGAATGGAATATCTGCATTCCAAAAATATTGTTCATTTTGATCTAAAATGTGACAACTTGTTGGTTAATATGCGAGATCCACAACGTCCTGTATGCAAGGTAATTAAAACTAGCATACTCATGGTATATTACTAGAGGTGGGTGACGGGTCAATATGTGCGGGACAGGTTGGGCAGACCCGCAAACACTTCTTTGTCTTTCTTGAGAATTGAGATTAAGTTTTTCTTTTATATTccagttttattttttatttgctACAAGTTATTTATCAAACtccttaatttttttaaattcatTCATGAAACGATAAACGGTTTATAGCCTAGCGCTATATGGTGTGTGGTATTTTATGTATACTTTCGTTTTTCAGAAAAATAATCAACTGACCCAACGGTTTTTTATGTGGTTCGGATTTTTTCAGTTAAGTTTAGTCATTTAATTCGGTTATGAATTGGTTAATTCATTTTTTTCGCACACCCCTACTTTCAGAttctattttttaatttaaaaaagttAATTAAAAAATAAGTAATATCTTATCTCAAAAACCGTTTTGTAGTATTTTGATCTTCATTActaattatatttcttttattaCCGGTGTGATAcccggggttctaacctagttttatTA comes from the Helianthus annuus cultivar XRQ/B chromosome 4, HanXRQr2.0-SUNRISE, whole genome shotgun sequence genome and includes:
- the LOC110936735 gene encoding RGS domain-containing serine/threonine-protein kinase A isoform X2 is translated as MTTEVPCLSGQWIKQESLSVWKDGALGGKSSTNNVSVRTGEEFSMEFLQDRRKVSQVHNEHDKVLNNGTLLKSNGNHHTGYEELSVMLGLQRVDSVCSSDMADATSERGSFSKPSVPLGSGVSDDSQRGKIKFICSSGGKILPRPSDGKLRYVGGETRIVSIQKNISWEELVKRTSEFCNQPYTIKYQLPGEDLDALISVSSNEDLQNMIEEYNALGNLDGSTRLRLFLIPLSESEIDCMIEANPNQQQNPDYQFVVAVNGIVDHNQTRNNDSRCLTNEVNQLISADSTDVLLGSNANETQDGKTLPSTLSFVPPEMPAQPESVVLQEKSVEQNENVHPQVVTEMPSTKQPVLYSQTDQLTRVHADANCIDEILQTANQDVRKNAGVNKVSKENIPTFYQADFVSNNTSSATTNGDINKASKVNSEQVSVLHKAQVPDHIIPVLTATNLKPVPDAVMHPISSSHLEKPPAEPALSTQRSSENQQYVINGIVNGEQGNSKPQAHNPEKSLTDLLSGLSDNISSHPKNPTTGAGLMKEISLMDDDFFNFTKQEVGNTGHEGYYGNMQNEVPSVKDKKENQLELTDLLGDVTDSAGSSHVLDAVSTEVHPSNVTEAESPFSDSNVEDAATDNDCKDGPFSNALIAEMEADMYGLQIIKNAELEELRELGSGTYGTVYHGRWRGSDVAIKRIKKSCFSGRSSEEERLTNDFWREARILSNLHHPNVVAFYGVVPDAAGGTLATVTEFMANGSLRNVLIKKDRSLDRRRKLLIAMDAAFGMEYLHSKNIVHFDLKCDNLLVNMRDPQRPVCKVGDFGLSRIKRNTLVSGGVRGTLPWMAPELLNGSTTRVSEKVDVFSFGITLWEILTSEEPYANMHCGAIIGGIVKDTLRPIIPDRCEPEWKKLMEQCWSTDPTNRPSFTEITNRLRAMSKNLQANGLKKGSHG
- the LOC110936735 gene encoding probable serine/threonine-protein kinase roco5 isoform X1, which codes for MTTEVPCLSGQWIKQESLSVWKDGALGGKSSTNNVSVRTGEEFSMEFLQDRRKVSQVHNEHDKVLNNGTLLKSNGNHHTGYEELSVMLGLQRVDSVCSSDMADATSERGSFSKPSVPLGSGVSDDSQRGKIKFICSSGGKILPRPSDGKLRYVGGETRIVSIQKNISWEELVKRTSEFCNQPYTIKYQLPGEDLDALISVSSNEDLQNMIEEYNALGNLDGSTRLRLFLIPLSESEIDCMIEANPNQQQNPDYQFVVAVNGIVDHNQTRNNDSRCLTNEVNQLISADSTDVLLGSNANETQDGKTLPSTLSFVPPEMPAQPESVVLQEKSVEQNENVHPQVVTEMPSTKQPVLYSQTDQLTRVHADANCIDEILQTANQDVRKNAGVNKVSKENIPTFYQADFVSNNTSSATTNGDINKASKVNSEQVSVLHKAQVPDHIIPVLTATNLKPVPDAVMHPISSSHLEKPPAEPALSTQRSSENQQYVINGIVNGEQGNSKPQAHNPEKSLTDLLSGLSDNISSHPKVMNCQKPMLIGPDNSGLESSICFSSLMQNPTTGAGLMKEISLMDDDFFNFTKQEVGNTGHEGYYGNMQNEVPSVKDKKENQLELTDLLGDVTDSAGSSHVLDAVSTEVHPSNVTEAESPFSDSNVEDAATDNDCKDGPFSNALIAEMEADMYGLQIIKNAELEELRELGSGTYGTVYHGRWRGSDVAIKRIKKSCFSGRSSEEERLTNDFWREARILSNLHHPNVVAFYGVVPDAAGGTLATVTEFMANGSLRNVLIKKDRSLDRRRKLLIAMDAAFGMEYLHSKNIVHFDLKCDNLLVNMRDPQRPVCKVGDFGLSRIKRNTLVSGGVRGTLPWMAPELLNGSTTRVSEKVDVFSFGITLWEILTSEEPYANMHCGAIIGGIVKDTLRPIIPDRCEPEWKKLMEQCWSTDPTNRPSFTEITNRLRAMSKNLQANGLKKGSHG